A window of the Lolium perenne isolate Kyuss_39 chromosome 7, Kyuss_2.0, whole genome shotgun sequence genome harbors these coding sequences:
- the LOC127317032 gene encoding protein DETOXIFICATION 16, protein MAKDESVQEPLLLASHIPDDHGGSDGSGGGLSVREEVKKQLWLAGPLIAGALLQNLIQMISVMYVGHLGELALAGASMASSFASVTGFSLLLGMASALDTLCGQAYGARQYHLLGIYKQRAMLILTLVSVPLAVVWFYTREILLLFGQDPDIAMEAGTYARWMIPVIFAYGLLQCHVRFLQTQNIVLPVMAGAGAAAAFHLLVCWLLVYVAGMGSKGAALSNAVSYWIYVIILAVYVRVSSSCKKTWTGFSTEAFRDMLSFFTLAVPSALMVCLEMWSFELIVLLSGLLPNPKLETSVLSISLNTAAFVWMIPFGLGSAISTRVSNELGAGRPNAARLAVRVVVFLAIAEGLLIGLLLICIRYVWGHAYSDVEEVVTYVAQMMLIISVSNFFDGIQCVLSGVARGCGWQKIGAWINLSAYYIVGIPSAYLIAFVLHVGGMGLWLGIICGLIVQVLLLMAITICTDWDKEAAKATNRVYSSSIPADLAT, encoded by the exons ATGGCGAAGGATGAGAGCGtgcaggaacctctcctgctcgcTAGCCACATACCGGATGACCATGGCGGCAGCGACGGGAGCGGCGGAGGCCTGTCGGTGCGCGAGGAGGTGAAGAAGCAGCTATGGCTTGCCGGCCCGCTCATCGCCGGCGCGCTGCTGCAGAACCTGATCCAGATGATCTCCGTCATGTACGTCGGCCACCTCGGCGAGCTCGCCCTCGCCGGCGCCTCCATGGCCAGCTCCTTCGCCAGCGTCACCGGCTTCagcctcctg CTTGGAATGGCAAGTGCACTGGACACCTTGTGCGGCCAGGCATACGGCGCCAGGCAATACCACCTCCTCGGCATCTACAAGCAGCGGGCAATGCTCATACTCACCCTGGTCAGTGTCCCCCTCGCCGTCGTGTGGTTCTACACTCGCGagatcctcctcctcttcgggcAGGACCCCGACATTGCCATGGAGGCCGGCACCTACGCGCGATGGATGATCCCCGTGATATTCGCCTACGGCCTTCTGCAGTGCCACGTCCGGTTCCTGCAGACGCAGAACATCGTGCTCCCGGTGatggccggcgccggcgccgccgcggcgTTCCACCTCCTCGTCTGCTGGCTGCTCGTCTACGTCGCCGGGATGGGCAGCAAGGGCGCCGCGCTCAGCAACGCCGTTTCCTACTGGATCTACGTCATCATACTGGCCGTGTATGTGAGGGTGTCCAGCTCTTGCAAGAAGACGTGGACGGGGTTCTCCACGGAGGCGTTCCGTGATATGCTCAGCTTCTTCACGCTCGCCGTCCCGTCCGCTCTCATGGTCTG TTTGGAAATGTGGTCGTTCGAGCTCATAGTGCTCCTCTCAGGCCTTCTTCCCAACCCAAAGTTGGAGACTTCCGTCCTATCCATCAG CCTCAACACCGCTGCCTTCGTGTGGATGATCCCCTTCGGCCTCGGATCTGCTATAAG CACCCGCGTCTCAAACGAGCTTGGTGCGGGGCGCCCCAACGCTGCGCGCCTTGCAGTGCGTGTCGTCGTCTTCCTGGCCATTGCCGAGGGGCTGCTCATAGGGCTGCTGCTCATATGTATCCGCTACGTCTGGGGACATGCCTACAGCGACGTGGAGGAGGTTGTCACTTACGTTGCCCAGATGATGTTGATTATCTCAGTCTCCAATTTCTTCGATGGAATTCAGTGTGTTCTTTCAG GAGTTGCTAGAGGCTGTGGATGGCAGAAGATCGGTGCTTGGATCAATCTTAGCGCCTACTATATCGTCGGCATCCCTTCGGCTTACCTCATAGCCTTTGTCTTGCACGTCGGTGGGATG GGCCTTTGGTTGGGCATCATCTGTGGTCTGATAGTGCAAGTCCTGCTGCTCATGGCCATCACAATATGCACAGACTGGGATAAAGAG GCAGCGAAGGCGACAAACCGGGTCTACAGTTCTTCTATCCCGGCAGATCTCGCAACATAA